CAGTAAAGTGACTTTTTCCTTTACGCTTGTCCAGCTGCGCTATTGATTTTCTACCTTCCTCGCCAAAGCAATTCAAACGATTGCGAACGGTTAAGCGGTACAACTCCTCTGAGTTTGCCAAACGGTTGCGATATGGGTGGAAACGACGACAGTGGGCAAGAGACTTTATTGAGTTTGTTTCAATAGCATGCTTCCAATTGCTACAAGTCCGCTCAAAAGAACCTACGTCCCTGACCTCGACCGTGGAAAAGATTTTCTTTAAAATTTCAGGTGGTAAACTTGCTAAAGTTACTTCGTCACTCTTGCTTTCTTTAGTTTCAGATGCGTCATTAGAAGAGAAACCGGAGGGACAGCTAGCATGTCCTTGTACTGTATTCATATACATCTATACCTTTTTTAGTCGTCACTGCATGGTTTGACTTTTTGATGCCGGCTCTGCTTCAGACAACAACTAACAATCAGGTAAGAATACATAACAAAAAAATTCAGGAGGACAGCACTTGGCGTACTCCCCCTGAATTTTGAAAACAGGCTTTTAAGGGCAAACACTCTGACAGGAGAGGAAAGCTCCTTCCTTATTTACAACGACTCCTCAGTCACCGAAAGGTTACACCCTCAAGCCCCAGCGTTTTGATGATCACACCGCCGAAACTAACTCCCATATCTCTGGCAAATTTCTCCAGTGGCGACAGGCGGGCAGAAAAGTCGACAATGGTTTCATTACCCACTATTTCGCGGGCAACATACCCTGCACTACCCAGACCATCAACCAGCCCAAGCTCAACAGCGTTTTCACCTGTCCAGACCATGCCGGAGAAAATCACCTTGTCATCGGTGAGCCGATCACCGCGGCCGACTTTAACAGCGTTGATAAACTGATGATGAATGCTGTCCAGCGATTCCTGCCAGCGTGCTGTAGCTTCTTCATCCATTGGCTGAAATGGATCATTAAAGGCTTTGTACTCACCCGCTGTATAAGTACGGCGGGTAATTCCCAGTTTATCTATGGCTTCAACAAAACCAAAACCAGAAGAAACCACACCGATAGACCCCACAAGACTGGCTTTATCGGCATAAATTTCATCGGCGGCGGCAGCCACGTAATAACCGCCAGAAGCTCCAACATCCATAATCACGGAATACAGTGGCGTCTCGGGATACTTACCCCTTAGACGGCGAATTTCATCATAAATATAACCCGCCTGAACAGGACTCCCACCCGGACTGTTAATACGAAGAATAACGCCTTTGGTGCCGGGATCTTCAAAGGCAGCCCGCAACCCTCCCACAATAACGTCAGCACTGGCATCGTTACCATCAGCAATCACACCGCTAACATCCACTAACGCTGTGTGCCCACCAGAAGGCTCCATTACCGGAACATCAACACGAAAAGCGGAATAAAAAATACCCATCGTGACAAACAGCCAGGTAAAGGTCAGCAGCTTGAAAAAAACACCCCAGCGACGAGCCCGACGCTGTTCTTTCAAGGCACCTTCAGCCAGATTTTCAATCAACTTCCAGGCCTTACCATCATCCTTGTCGGACAGAACCGACTCAGACTCCTTCCAGTTATCTTCCATCTTTACTCCGGGGCTTAGCGCCCAACAACGATTATTTTTTTAATGCGTAGCTTACGTTCAGCTATGTTCAGCCAGGCTCACCCATTCGATCAGATCATCAAAGCTATCTGCGACAAAAACCGGATCATGGCTTAACAGCTTTTCTTTAGGCTGAGCACCATAGGTGACAGCCACCCGATCCATGCCCAGGTTTTCTGCCATTTTCAGGTCAAACCCGGCATCACCCACCATAAGCGCCTGCTCAACAGGAATATCCAACTCTTTGAGCAACTGTTCCAGCATTAACGGATCAGGTTTGGAACGCGTCTCATCAGCACAACGAGATGCCTGAAAATACTCCCGGTATTGGTTGGCCGTCATGGACCGGTTTAAACCATCCCGGCTCTTACCGGTTGCCACCGCCATGCTGACCCCCTGCTCACGCAGCACATTCAGTCCGTCAGTCACACCCGGAAACGGCGTAGAAGGCTGCTTTTCAAGCTGATTGTACTCTTCGCGATACTGCTTAATAAACTGCTGCAACTGTTCATCAGATAGTTCCGGATACAGCTTGCTAATCGCATTTGTCAGGCTCAAGCCAATAACACTTTTATAAGCTACCTCATCCAGCAGCGACAAGCCCATCTGCTCAGCTGCAACAACCAGGGAGCGGGTAATCGTCGGGATAGAATCAATCAGGGTTCCATCCCAGTCAAAAATAATTAACGAATAACGTTTATCCAATTTCTTTAATTC
Above is a genomic segment from Endozoicomonas euniceicola containing:
- a CDS encoding S49 family peptidase yields the protein MEDNWKESESVLSDKDDGKAWKLIENLAEGALKEQRRARRWGVFFKLLTFTWLFVTMGIFYSAFRVDVPVMEPSGGHTALVDVSGVIADGNDASADVIVGGLRAAFEDPGTKGVILRINSPGGSPVQAGYIYDEIRRLRGKYPETPLYSVIMDVGASGGYYVAAAADEIYADKASLVGSIGVVSSGFGFVEAIDKLGITRRTYTAGEYKAFNDPFQPMDEEATARWQESLDSIHHQFINAVKVGRGDRLTDDKVIFSGMVWTGENAVELGLVDGLGSAGYVAREIVGNETIVDFSARLSPLEKFARDMGVSFGGVIIKTLGLEGVTFR
- a CDS encoding HAD family hydrolase — its product is MDKRYSLIIFDWDGTLIDSIPTITRSLVVAAEQMGLSLLDEVAYKSVIGLSLTNAISKLYPELSDEQLQQFIKQYREEYNQLEKQPSTPFPGVTDGLNVLREQGVSMAVATGKSRDGLNRSMTANQYREYFQASRCADETRSKPDPLMLEQLLKELDIPVEQALMVGDAGFDLKMAENLGMDRVAVTYGAQPKEKLLSHDPVFVADSFDDLIEWVSLAEHS